The Lycium barbarum isolate Lr01 chromosome 4, ASM1917538v2, whole genome shotgun sequence nucleotide sequence ATGGCTCAAGAATAATAACTATATAATACTATGTTTACTATTTTCCCAAGTATTGCAACAAAACAGATATATGTACAAAACAAAGGGCGTGGCCTAGCGGTCAACGAAGTCGGTTAAGAACCATGAGGTTTcaggttcatatccaacatatacaAAAAAACATTAGGTaatttcttcccatctgttctAGCCTTGGCGGGTAGAGTTACTAAATACCTATTACAGGTGGGAGGTGGTATCCTGTGAAACTAGTCGAAGTGCTCGCAAGCTGGCCCGAACATCacgattaataaaaaaaaaaggatttgaaGAGTTCTAATTTAAGACTCGACGTCTCCGCTAGACCTCGAACATGCATCACTCTTTCACTCGCATCTCTTTCTTGCTTCCCCTCAATACAACTAAAGAGAAAATAAGTGGGAGGGCGAGAGGGAAATCCAGTAGAAACTACTTCTTCACTCATTTCTCTCCCTCTCTTAAGAACACCTAAAAACAGTGGGAGAAGATGTTAAAGCTAGCTAATGATTAAAGCTAGCTAaattggtgtgaatgagaaatggagggaaaagaaaATGGAGGGAAAATGAAGTTAAAGTAAAGTTCCTTTGGAAAGGAGCTTTGTATCACATGGTGGTGGAAAGAGAGAtttatgtgcttatattagaaagcacttcttctagctcttaaagggtTGAAAAGAGGGACTCCTCTCGTGCCGTCGTCGTTCGGCTCGGCTTCGGATTtaggtcaaatgatctgattgattgataatctttttagaCAAAATTTATTTAATTCATTTTTTCATTTCTAGTATTATTTTCCGCGAATAAGATAttgagtatttttttttattatttgtgCGGAAATTCCCCAAcgactatttttttattttaatttccgGAAAAGGAAAGGCCTTTCCTAACAAACACCTTTCTCTACGAACAGACACTCTGCTTGTTCTGAATAGGCACTATTTAGGCTATAAATACAgaggcaatgcctcatttttGGATACTGAAAAAACCATTTCGAATTCATTTGCATTCTGCATATTTCTCTAAAAATCAAAACTAAGTCAGTGTGTGATTTGTTATCGTTCTTGAGTTCAACGAAGTCGTTggcgtttgaggtaccgctacTCCTACGACAGGTATATCTGTTTTATCCTGAGAGGAAGTAatccataacctcgggtacagtgaggggattaaattcctttAGGACACATAGTGAATTCTGTGGTCTCGATATTTACAGTCCTTGCATTTTCATTTCGTTTTTGTTTGTTTCTAGTTTACTGGTTCATTTTTTATTTGTTTCTGTGGTTTGTTGAACACAAAATTATAACAAACTTAAGGAATTTAATATTATTTCTGTGTTCATCCCTTTCTGTTCATCGATTACAGAAGGTTAAAAGAAGGGAAAAAAAGTGTTTATTAAGAAATACGGAAAAGGGCATAAAATATCCTCAAACTATTAGAATTCATATAAAAATaccttccatccacctttcagcccccaaatacccctgtcGTTACTtatggggtctaatataccccTGCCTTCCACCTATGAAGTCTAATATACTCTTATTTCTAACCGTCCCCATTTCATTTATGACGTGGTAGCATTTAATTGGTTATCCCATATAATTAACTAATCTTATTAATTTTAAACTATATTGATCAGATCCCAACCCACTTACTCGACAAACCCGACCCGCCCCAAGTATACCATAAGTATTTCCTGGTAAGTGTGAAAGGAAATGGTTACCCATCATTTATTGCATactgattttatttttttgctaagTTTAactattttttccttttccttccatccacctttcagcccccaaatacccctgtcgttacctatggggtctaatataccccTGCCTTCCACCTATGaggtctaatatacccttatttctaaccGTCCCCATTTCATTTATGACGTGGTAGCATTTAATTGGTTACCCCATATAATTAACTAATCTTATTAATTTTAAACTATATTGATCGGATCCCAACCCACTTACTCGACAAACCCGACCCGCCCCAAGTATACCATAAGTATTTCCTGGTAAGTGTGAAAGGAAATGGTTACCCATCACTTATTGCATactgattttatttttttgctaagTTTAactattttttccttttcttttggtcTTTGTTAAATTACTCTTCCTTTTAGAAGGTTATACAAGGGTTATTAGCTGGATGAGAATAACTGAGCGAACATTGGATAAACTATTATGCAGCCTGATATTAGTGCTTGAAATAAGCATTAGCGTACCAATTTTTATTGTTTCCAACAGAAACAAGTGATAATTTGATAAAATTGCTTCCTTTTTAGCCTTATTTAATTTGGGGCAAGTCAGGTTTGTCGGGTAGGTGGGTTGGGATCCGGTCGACataatttaaaattaattagAATATTTAATTATATGGGGTAACCAATTAAATGCTGTCACGTCATAAATGAAATGAGACTCTTAGAAATAAGAGTATATTAGACTCCGTAGATAGAGGGCAACGATATATTCAACCCCATAGATGGACAGCAGGGGTATTTGAaggctcaaaggtggatggagggtatttatACCAACTCTAATAGTTCGAGgttattttaggcccttttccgtaagAAGTAAAAGTGCTTTCCAGAAATAAAAAGGAACTTGTATTATTTTTGGAGACAAAAATCTTTAGATTTTCTCTCCGATTGAGATTAATGTTTTCATAACTTTCTATTCATTTGGTTACttgatttgaagatataaaaacttcatcaagTATTTGTTGAACACAGACTTATAACaggagagaatatatatataaaatcgtGATTAGCTAACTTTTTTCTTTTACCTATTCGTGATTGCTTGTTCGTTTATTTAAGATAATTAGCTGCAGAATATTTGAACCTTTAGAGGGGGTAGTTGGGACGTTATTTTAGTGACTCCTGAGAATGAACCCCAAAAGAATAGTATGTCTCATGTGGAGTTAACATTGAACTATTCGTCTTTCAATTGCATTCCTAATATGATTGTTTTTACTTGCAGCATAATGTAAATTTATTTTCTCGGAGACATTGGAACAAGATCAGATACTTTGACACAGAGTGAGTATTCTACATCCTGCAGAATAATGTGTGTAAAGGTTGATGTCATGTGCAGATGAATCTATTCACATGTTTTCACTTCTCAgggttgatatatatatatatatatatatatatatatatatatatatatatatatatatatatatatatatatatatatatatatatatatatatatatatatatatatatatatatatatatatatataaaggacaGTTGCTTAACAATGTTAGTCATCTGAATTTACTTCTATGTAGAAAATATGTTgtagaaacagcctctctacctcacaaGGTAGGAGTAAAgtttgcatacactctacccgGGGCAGATTTACCTTATGAGGTAGGGATGCCTCGCCACCCGCACGCTTCAGCAAAAATTCTAAGCATGTATGTAAATATCAGTGAAAAATTGTATAAATGTGTTCAATGGCACCCACTATAATCAAAGCAGTTTTACTGATTTAGGAGGGTAGTTCTGAATATCTTGTTCTTCATGTGTCCGAGTTCGATTCGCACTAACAAGCATTTTGGTAgccatttcccccccccccccccccccccctaggctCTCACGGCCTCACccctcttttttcttcttttcattttCCATTGTTGCTTAATAAAAGATCTGTCTCATTTTTCTCCTCCTTCATATCgtcttctttttaatttatttgcaCCAACTATCATTTTCTTTCTACACTTAAAGCTTATTTCATAAGAAACTTCTTTTaataagtaatttaaattgaTTTTGTATATAGTAATTCTGACGCAACATTAATGTGTATTAACACATAAGTTGAGCAGTATTTTATTGACTTTTGAAAGATCAAAATGATTTGTTTACTTTAGCGAAAAAAAAGGTAAACTTACATAAACAGttaccttttaatagcttctaacaatttatagctactttttctatatttacacatcgtagctagtttttgttgtattccattgtatttcgcgtttttgaaatacagggaaatacacggaaatacaaaatccggcagagttcgcatttttgaaatacactgaaatacaaaatCTGACAGAGTCAAAATaggctgtatttatggaacagattctcttctttcattttaaatggtaagtcaaattaaattaaTCATGTATCACACATAACTgttgaagttccataacaacccacgtttctctctccaaattactccattccaaacttttagaaatactttcaaatacagaaaaatatacactggaatacaatgaaatatggttgattgtttaagaaatataaaattattGTATGTGTATAtgcaatggaatacaatgaaatatatcagaaactgtttcataaattagaaatacattgaaatacaacgaaatatactgaaacgttttatcaaacacttggtgagcATGAAGCTCCATAACTCTCATCGGAGGTGGAATAATTACATTAGTGAAGGCCAGATTGATTAGATACGCAAGGAAATGTCCTACAGTAATGAGAATACCATTCGTGCTGACAAGGGCACCTCTGATCTTATGAGGAGAAGCTTCTGATATATAAAGAGGAGATGTCATTGAGGCCATTCCAACTCCTAAACCGACGAATATCCTTCCAAGGATAATCACCCACGGAACCGGAGCAAAAGCCATAACGACTAAACCAATAAAGAAGAGAACATCGGCTATGAGAATGGAAAATTTCCTTCCAAACTTGTCATTAAGCCAACCACCAAAGGCAGCACCAAAAATTGCACCagcaacaaccatactaacaatagTTTCTTGAAGCCATGTTTTCTCATCAACTTCTTTAAAATCTTCCTTTAAAATCAACTTCTTTAAAATCTTCTTTGTGAACTCTGTTTTATTTGCTTTGCATATTCCTCCCTCTACCATTTTGTTTTCTTATTTGCATTCACAATCTTGTTTTGTTCGGGGAAAAGTGACTTTTTGGTTGCTTCAACTACAAAATAAAGATGTAATTTGATGCTTTACAGAATTCAGATATGTAAACATTTAGAAGTCTgcattaaaaaacaaaaatagaaGTCTAGGCAAGGGAAGTAGATCCCACAGATCTGAGGGCAGGAGAGGGAacggaaagagaaagagaaagagaagggtaagggagaaatagatttgagaggtgagagaaaattaatttaaaagagaaacttgtgaaatacaggacactagttatgatgtgtaatttaagaaaatattttagttatgaacaataaataaaataaaagatagttactattcataaataagtcttagaagtagctatgacaagtaaaattttcaaaaaaaaaaaagatttgtttACCCGACATTTTGGGTTGATTCTCAAAGATTGAAAGTTTGAAGCTGTTGTTTTGCAAAGAATTATCACAAAGCTTGATAATTAAGACGGAAAATCTAACTCAAGAATATTGAAGGTAAATTAATCTAATTAgaaaaaataagtagaaattaaaCTATATTTTTAGCAAATTATCTAATTGGATGGGCTCTTTCAAGAGTTATGGGTCTTCACTAGAATTTAAAATTATAAATCAAGTGtgattttttgtttttgatgAAACCGAACTTATTTGACTATTTGTGAATAAAAGACCTTAATAGACTTAATTGGATTAACCCATTATTAAATGAAACCCACTCGTCCTTCATATTCAGCTTTTGTGGCTAGTGATAGTATTATAAAATAGTGGCACCCGCGACCTTCAAATTTTGAATTCGACTCtgactctaccctctccagatcgcacttgtggaattacactgaATATGTAGTTGTTGCAGACAATATGTGCGACAATATGTTGTAGGACAAGCCCCAACCAAGTCTTCTGCCAGATAAAAGAAAGTGATGATGTTTTAATAGATAGGACTCTAGATTGTTGTTGAAAGAGCACCACTATTATGTATTTTTGCACATACTGTAAAATAGAGCTATATTACTCATGTTATATAAAAACCTCTTTTGTATCGGGCTGTGATGGAAGACAATGAGTTCGTGCAGGTTCGAGGAAAATGTCATACTACAGTGAATGGAATGATAGCACATATTGATCTGAAAATTCTACCAAACCCCCTATGTTTAGGTAAGTTGTAGCTAGAGGCGGACCTACATGGAAGTGCACTCCCACCCTTCtgaaaaaaaattatgtatatatatatatatatgtgtatataccttGAGAAATTAGTATATATTTAGTTGTGCACTCTAACAAACGAAAGTGTCTTTGGGACACGTTGGTTGCAACTGCTGCTTCCCTTACATGTCACCCTGGATCGAACCTGAAtgtcacttttaattatttttttgagcctatttttaggaaaacaataagcGTTAAATAAGCTCGCCCAGATTCGAACTTGCATTGTCACCACATGTTGCACAGCTTTAGCCGCTGAGCTATCTCTTTCTTTTGCTTCACTGTGTTAAATTTTATCTATTACACATATTTGACCTATTTACTTGTATTTTCGCCACTACTACGCTATTTGTGACCGGTCCGACACAGTATTATCACTTAGTCGTCATTAAAAATTTTGTTGGCGTTTATGTTAAGATAATAGTGCCCCCGCCGTCTTAAAATTCTGGGTCCGCCTCTGGTTGTAGCTGCATTTTCTAAAGTAGATTTCATTGCATATGCCTCTCTCAAACTTTAAGCCCTTTAACATCACTTAGCCATCAAAAGAATCGACAGCCTCAAGAGTTTTAAGAGGCTCCTGATGCTGATGATGCTATTCATAGACATCATGGATATGATTTGATGGGCATCGCTCGAGGGTTAGTAAATGTTAACAGTATATAGGTATCTGCATATCAGTCAATTGTGCCCTTGGGTTGCTTGAATGTATGTGTCATGCTAACACCAACAACTTTTATTATGCCAGGAACTAGGACATGCATCGCTGAAGTTTCTAGGACAGATGAAGCAAATGAAGATGAATCCGCTGTTCACCAGATATCGAAGACCTGGGACAATGGGGCACGACAACTACAAACAACTTGAGGCTCAACTGCTTTCAAGATGGAGGAGAAACAACAAATAACAAGTGGTATTTCAATTCTCAGATTACCTTACTGGTGTTACTTTGTTTTGGATATGTAAAATGGCTGGtgtaaacataaatacttattcAACATTCTTTTGAATCTTCACGCATCCACCACTTTAAAATGTAAAAATATTAGAGCATGGGCCTTGCCCCTCTAGTTTATATTACATGCAAGATGATCTTGTATGTTCTCATGGAACATATTTTTTCATCACAATAAGAATGTCAGTTTTAAGAATAAGTATTATCGTTTTTAGGGGTAGGTGTTTCAACATTTCAAATTGGATACGTAAATTTCGGTTTGAATTTTTGATTTTCGGATTCAAGAAACTAAAATCCAAATTCAATTCAAAGAAGTTCGGATTGCATCAATTTTCTTAAGTTCGGTTTggggtatttcaaaattttgaTTTCTATAAGTTGAGTTTCTTCTTTATACTACAACAATGAACATCATAATAAAGTAATCATGTCAAATTACCTTAATAATTTCTCATTCTCATCACAATAATCCAAATAAAATGTTCATTCAAGCATGGAGCCATTATCAAGGAAAACTTTAATCTAAACAAAGTAAAATCATGTCTAGATAGTGTGAGTTCGCATTCAAAATGGTCCTCATAGTTCGATCAGTTGAAAATCTTTTCAACTTCTTTCCCAAATCTGAAACTGCTGCCCCAATAACTGTTCTTACACCATCTAGTGAGGATGCTGAGCGCTTAGAAGACTCATTGGACTAGAAGAAAGCCGTCAACAATGCCGACGAGGGTTCCGAAAAAATGGTTGGAGGTATGCCACTCTTTTTCTACTGTGCTATTGCTCTATAATGTCTTAAATTTGGCATCAGAGCGTACTTTTACTTCTGCCTTGTTTCGTTTTCGGAATTTGCAAAAATCCTTCAAAATGGGTGTTAATTTTCAGATACGGTATTGAAACTTAAGATGTAAACTAATGTCAAAAATCagaaggaaattgattttctagCATTTTTGTGTTTTCAAATGCTATATTTGCTACTGTAATGATAAAAGTTTACCTGGTCCGATAATGGTTTTGAAATCGGGTCGAGTAGATCCGTCTACAGGTTGAAGACAAGATGATATGTGTCATTCTGTGAGCAAGAAAAGAGATCTCTAACTGTAATCCTTGTCTGTTATTTAGTCTTTAGTCAGTTtattgttttagagtccttgtgcGATGACTTTCGTATTTTgagattgtaatagttaggattTTCACACATTTACTTATGTTGTTGCTGACCTTGGAGAGTGAAGTAACCTTATAAAGGTAAGATTCTACCCTTCTCTATATTTTTGATGCAATAGAAGTATTGGATATGTTGTTTGggtgatataataataataataataataataataataagaagaagaagaagaaaaagaagaagaagaagaagaagaataataaTGAAGGTACTGTTTGGACGATTTTCGAAGAACTAAAGTGTTTGCTTTTGAATTAATTTACCTTTTCTTTAATTGTtgatatttttatataatttcttTGAATGGCACAGTTCAGTGAAATTTTTATACAACTTTCGTTATTCTGTATAAATTTTCATTTATTCTGccttttaaatttctaaattGTTAATTTCATTAATGAGAAATATATCGGAAACCCCCTAAAATTGACACTTTTTTTCAAAAAGAACGCTTAAACTTTGTGGGGTTCTATTAGCCCCCAAACAACTTCAAAATAATATTATTGCCTCCTTTTCTCGCCACCTGGCACAGTGAGTGCATACACTCTCTTGATGAGTGTGTGAACCCGAAAAAAGgattacttttttttaaaatttatacaagttttttctttataaaatatattttcctatttttcttGCTATTCTAATTTTTTCCttattcttttttccttttctttcttcttcaaacCAGTTGCCATCTCCGTTGGACCCCATCACTTCCAATATCACCATTTCCACCACAACACCACCCACCTTCTTGTACTACTACCACTTCAACTCTTTTCTTCAATTCAAaatgtaaaattttcacaaacagctaccttttagctttttctaacaacctataactaTATGTTCTACATTTACAATTCATAGCTGGAGGATctatatttagctagtagacTCATCGACTTAAATATAGAATAAATATAACGGAAATACACACGCTGAGAAAACTgaaagtgctatatttatggaaacaaaatctattccaatttaaattaaaatctaatgttccctgattcacgcaaatatcctcccatttcatatctgatctcatatctcattcaaacagctaacaaattaaaaagaaaattgaattcaaaaagtacattcatatttttaacaaaaaaaaaaaaggttaaaaaactagttcatcaaaaaactttgaaaaataacaatatcaaaccagtgaacagaGCTCGTTTTAAACGatgaatatatatttgaattcatctattgaaatatcaaattaaagttgagttcataattgaggtaacaacgttttcactgcaacttttttatttttttgatttttctgaaattttgaaaaatatagtcaaaatatatgaaaaatatatctgaaatgtAGTCAACAGAAatcagaataagtaatattgaacataataatcaaaatacaattaaaatatagccaaaatatagtcataattgaggtaacaacgttttcactgcaacttttttatttttttgatttttctgaaatatttctaaatatagtcaaaatatatgaaaaatatatctgcaatatagtcaacagaaaccagaataagtaatattgaacataataatcaaaatataattaaaatatagccaaaatatatatgaaaaacaactattaaaatatcaatccaaaacattAGGAATTGAAAATTCAGGaagtaacgaaaaaaaaaatgaaaatataggttaaatacacggtgaaacgtaaaaatcagtatagaatcttaccttttttgggaattagatttgaattatgagtcaaattaatgagtagttaattagagataaacaaggaagttgaactattataaaactgatttgaaattggaggaaattaaggaatattgggcataatggcgtgtatttagggggataggagagaggaaccttttttttttggcttaaatttaggggtgtgggaagttaccagatgagtggtaaaaaagtgatagctataggaagtaaatatgttatattttagctactaaatataattgttgtaaagtttagttatgttccataaataggtaataatgtaagttatgccaagtaaattttacaTTCAAAATCTTATCCAAAATATTTCCTTACTATTGACCAATTTCGC carries:
- the LOC132638535 gene encoding inositol transporter 4-like, encoding MVEGGICKANKTEFTKKILKKLILKEDFKEVDEKTWLQETIVSMVVAGAIFGAAFGGWLNDKFGRKFSILIADVLFFIGLVVMAFAPVPWVIILGRIFVGLGVGMASMTSPLYISEASPHKIRGALVSTNGILITVGHFLAYLINLAFTNVIIPPPMRVMELHAHQVFDKTFQYISLYFNVFLIYETVSDIFHCIPLHIHIQ